From one Lycium ferocissimum isolate CSIRO_LF1 chromosome 7, AGI_CSIRO_Lferr_CH_V1, whole genome shotgun sequence genomic stretch:
- the LOC132065508 gene encoding probable aspartyl protease At4g16563: protein MSIISKGIVPQKKTMTSSSLLFFLSIISLLFPFISSSNSPITIPLSFLNTNPNQDFYQKLTHLASSSLARAHHIKSSQNSSISNIPLFPHSYGGYSITLPFGTPPQNMPFIMDTGSSFVWFPCTKKYQCSKCPISSQKNPTFIPRLSSSARVLGCMNPKCSFVHPKADLKSLCHDCEMRNTTNCGQVCPPYIILYGAGSTGGISLVETLNLPNKKIPDFLVGCSLFSSQQPAGIAGFGRGLSSLPSQLGAKKLSYCLVSHRFDDIPNKSSMLVLDTAYEKSKNLSYTPLLKNPVVVGRNALSEFYYVGLRKITVGGQKVKVPYQYLTPNSKGNGGTIVDSGTTFTFMNHGVFEPVMDAFVKQVKGISRAENIERLTGLRPCFNVSGHKTVSLPEMKFHFKGGSEMALPLANYFSIVGENNVICLTMVSDSRLELPTGPSIILGNYQMQNFFVEFDLKNDKFGFRNQVCK, encoded by the exons ATGTCAATTATCTCCAAAGGCATagttccccaaaaaaaaaccatgacttcttcttctctcctctTTTTCCTCTCTATCATTTCTCTCCTTTTCCCcttcatttcttcatcaaactccCCCATAACAATCCCTCTTTCATTTCTTAACACCAACCCAAACCAAGATTTTTACCAAAAGCTTACTCATTTAGCTTCGTCCTCTTTAGCTAGAGCTCATCATATCAAGAGTTCTCAAAATTCTTCAATTTCCAACATCCCTTTGTTCCCTCATAGCTATGGAGGCTACTCAATTACTCTTCCATTTGGTACTCCTCCTCAAAATATGCCTTTCATCATGGACACTGGCAGCAGTTTTGTTTGGTTCCCATGTACAAAAAAATACCAATGTTCAAAATGTCCTATTTCTTCACAAAAAAATCCAACTTTTATTCCAAGATTGTCATCTTCAGCTCGAGTTCTTGGATGTATGAATCCAAAGTGCAGTTTTGTTCATCCAAAAGCCGACCTAAAATCTCTTTGCCACGATTGCGAAATGCGTAATACAACAAACTGTGGACAAGTTTGTCCACCTTATATCATTCTTTATGGTGCAGGTTCCACAGGTGGCATTAGCCTAGTTGAAACACTGAACTTACCAAACAAGAAAATACCTGATTTTCTTGTTGGCTGTTCTTTATTTTCCTCCCAACAGCCCGCGGGAATCGCGGGATTTGGGAGGGGACTTTCATCATTGCCAAGCCAATTAGGTGCCAAGAAATTGTCTTATTGTCTTGTATCTCACAGGTTTGATGATATTCCCAACAAGAGTAGCATGCTTGTTTTGGACACTGCTTATGAAAAGTCTAAAAATTTGAGTTACACCCCTTTGCTGAAAAATccagtggttgttggaagaaatgCATTATCTGAGTTCTATTATGTTGGATTGAGAAAAATCACAGTTGGTGGACAGAAAGTGAAG GTACCATATCAGTATCTGACACCAAATTCCAAAGGGAATGGTGGGACAATAGTGGATTCAGGCACAACTTTCACTTTCATGAATCATGGTGTTTTTGAGCCTGTGATGGATGCATTTGTGAAACAAGTAAAGGGGATTTCAAGAGCTGAGAATATTGAAAGATTGACTGGTTTAAGGCCATGTTTTAATGTTTCAGGGCATAAAACAGTGTCATTGCCAGAGATGAAATTTCATTTCAAAGGGGGTTCAGAGATGGCATTGCCATTGGCAAATTACTTCTCTATTGTTGGTGAAAATAATGTGATTTGCTTGACAATGGTGAGTGATTCCAGGCTCGAATTGCCTACGGGGCCATCGATAATTCTGGGGAATTATCAGATGCAGAActtttttgttgagtttgatCTAAAAAATGATAAGTTTGGGTTCAGGAATCAAGTTTGCAAATGA